TCCATTTCTTGTTAATgttttctgagggttttttctcccttatgttcctttaaaaaaatctaatttgcCATCCATGGATGAAAAGGCTGCTCACACAGTTTTTTAAGCAAGGGATCTAGGAAAAGCAAGGACACACTCTGTGGGACTGTGTCAGGAAATGCCTGCAGTGCCATACAAGTATTGCCTTATTGCATGCACTTGTAGGTAACGTCACCCAGCACAGAAGGGcgagggctctgcagcagcacagaatacagggctgccctgtgcttgGGGAGGGAACAAAAACTCTATCAGCAGTGATTTTGTTCTGCTGAGATATCAGTGCAAACATTGCTATTTGTTCTTCCTCCAAGTGCAATGAATGTGACCTAATCTCTGCTTGTAAATCTAcaatagtttaaaaattaaatatcttaCTGCACTTGTAGACAGATCTTCCAGTTTTTCAAGGCACTAATTCCCTCCTTGCTctaacagaaaaacaaacattctTCCTCATCAGTGGCAGGTTGGCAGAGAAGTTGCTGGTCATAAGGCTACAAAAGGAATGAGAGGCAGGGACAGACAAGCTGCTGAGTAAGTCTGTGGGACCGgggctgttgctgctgctcattCTCAGCATTCTTTCCCCTCACACAGGAGTAGGTGAGGACACACAGGAGCACACGGGTAGTGTAAATCAGTGACCCTTGTCTGCAGGGTGAGGCTGAAGCTCTTTGGGAAAAGAATGAGTATTCCttgtgggaattcctgggaaatgaTTCCCCCCTCTCCCTCTAGGTGCCAGCAGAGCACTAGCCTTGCTGTGAGGCGTTGTCTCCTGGGTGTATTTCAGAACAGTGTTAATTTGTAATGCTGCTTGATTACTTTTTAGAGAGGTTGGGATTTAGTTATTGTCCTGTTCAGAACAAACTCTGCATCCTTTGGAGAgctgatgaaaagaaaaagcaccgGAGTTTAATCATGTTCTTTGATGAATCTGTTTCTGCAAATACAAAACATGTTCTCACCTGTGATGTATCTCTCTATTTCACAGGTAAAGAACCAACCAGAGGCTTCTTGGCAAGCAACACCTGAGCCCTCAGAGATGTCCTGGTTTGTAACTGCACAGAAGGCTTTGTTCCAGAGATCCCTGGGGAGGAGCATGGCTGTCCCAGGCCGTGCTTGCTGAGGGAGCATCATGGTTGAACTTGGGCATCCTGCCAGGAAGAGGCTGATGGAGCCTGGGATGTGCTGTGAGCTCCctgccttgggctgtgccaCCTCCCAGCTGGCCATTTAATGCCTGTCACCCTCTGGCCTGGGACTACTGAGAAGTGGGATCCCTTCTGGTGCTGAATGGATCAGGCTGAAGCaccttgtcctgctgctctgggcttccCCACATGCCTGCTGGCAGGGCTCTCAGGGCCTGCTCCTCCAATGGCACTCATTGCACCAAAAGCCAGgtgtccttccctgctcccccacAGCCAGCAAGAGTTCTGGCCCTTAAAGGGCTTTTTATTCCTGTATGGAGGGCATCAGCTCCATTTCCCAGAGTGTTTCTGCTGGCAGAGACTGAGACTGTGACTGGTTTGCAAGTGCTCTTAGAGATGGAGCATCGAGCACCTCTGCCCTGACAGTTAAGAGATGCACCCGCAGGCACCAGTGACTGTTGTGGACTCTCTTTGCTTGGACTGGGTTTTTGGGAAGAATACAAACACAAGTGAATGGAGAAGGACCTGAGATAGAAAAGACACAGAGAAAGCCACACAAGCTGTtcaaaaactgaatttcaaTGCTCTCTGCACTTCCCCCAAGTGATCTTCCTCTCAGAGAAACAGAACAGGTGGAACTGCGTAACAGTAAGTGAAGTTTtagttatatttttttaatatgttggCTTTTGATAGCTATTAAAAATTGTTTCAGAGACGTTTGGGTATTCCAGCCATGCTGCCAAAGGTTAATGATTTGAATCTGGAGGTACAAACAGGATTTGTTGTTGGGTGCAAtcaggaaaagggggaggaaCAAGTGGGCGGAGCAAGGCGGGGCAGCTCCCCAGCGTGGCTTTATCGGGAAACTTTCCGTGGTTGCTTTGCTCCCCTCACTGCCCCAgtcctgagcagctctctgagaGCTCCCTCCGCTGGAAAGAGTTCAGCTGGTCATTACTAAAATGAATCCTGGTGAAAATACAAAGTGGtagtagcaaaaaaaaaaaaaaaaaaattctgcatttgaAGCACTGATACTTCTAATCACTGATACTTCTCATAGGTGTTGATAAATACAAATCCTGTTTTTAACCCTGCTGCTACATCTCATACATTCCCCTTTCCACTTGTGGAAGGGTTGAGTGGCACTCAGAGAgaggcactgccctggctggggcatCTGTGCTTCAGGATGGCTCATCAGCTCAGATGGCATTGGGCTGCTTAAGCTGGAACAGGTGGGGATTGTGGGAGCAGGACTTGTATGTTTGTGTGGCTCCCACAAAGGGCACTTACATGAATGGGAGGGTCTGATGTGTTCCCTTGGTTGTGAAATTCAGGAGAGGCTGGCTGAGAACTGGTTGGAGAAATTGATTGTGATGAACTTCCTAGCTCAGTGATTATGAGCTGGTGGTAAGAAATGTCCTCCCAATACCTCACACTTTAAATGATGTCCCCTTGTTTTGGACTAACTCATATTTAAGTTGAAGcaatctttattttcagttgcagtattatctttttttccctgcccttctctggagctAATCTTTGAGACAATATAAATTGCTCTTCAGAAAtctcttattttgctttgtttctggtAAAACCAAACGCCCCAGCCAAGGTCTCCTAGAGCTGTGCTGTACAAACAGAAGGGAATGGATGATCTCTGCCCCAGTTTGGGATCATGACTCTTTGGCTCACTTGCTCACTTCAAATGACAATCATATGTACCCAATCACTGAATCCTtgagaaaacaaggaattagTGAACGGGTACATATTCCTTGAAATCCTGGCAGGAAAAGCCAGgccagaaataaatataaaaacctAGGTCCAAACAGAGAAAACTCTGAACTACCAGAATGTGAAAATAAGAGATTTTCAAAGTGAGAGGTCACACCATCCTGTcttcttcatttgcatttcaCTTCTATGAGGAGTTTGAgtcctggggctcagccagACTTGGGGCACACATGGCAGGAGTCTGTGTCTGTCCAGTGATGGTCATTCCCAGAGGACAAATTCCCAGGAAAGAACTGCAAGCCCACAGTGCTGACAAAGGAACAAGCCTCCTTCTGCCACATACAAAATGAAAGCTCTTGGGACATCAGAGAACACAAATCTAATAtcataaaaacatttctttactACATGTTGAAAGTTCAttccaaaacaacaaaaggagTTAATTTCTCAGGCCAAACACTGCAGATGGTAAAGAAAACACCGAGATCCATGTCTTTAACAAAAAATCAGAATGTAGCTCTGTGGCTTTTATTTCAGTAATACTGAAAGCATTACAAACCCCAAAAGAATGGAACAGGGACTCTTTTACACATTACAGCACCTTCCCCTCAGAGTCCAGGGGGTTTATGCACTGTGTCTgtacagcagcaggagaaggcagcTCCTGGAACTGGAGCCTGGGGAAATACCAGATTGGGACACCTCTCTGGATTCCAATGGCAAGCTCAAAGTTGGGATTGTCAGCATTTCTCAGTATTATTGTACAGAAATTGGCACCCAAGAGTTCATTTGAaaggtgtctgcagagctgtctgcTGCTAGTGcaggggatttgggtttttcaagcctcagcagcacacacatTCAATTGCTTCATTGCTTGGCTCTTTGCCTCTGTATGAGGTAAATCAGCTGCTAAATCTGTAGATGGGACGGATGATTGGGACGGAACATCCTCTCTGCCTAAAATCCACTGGGAAGCAAATGTCAACATGCTGCCCTCCCCCTTGTGTGGGTCACTGTTGGGGGCTCAGCTGTGGACAACATCATAAAAAGTCAGAACAAAACAATTACCCCTGCCCTAAGGATTCCACACAGTCTGTGACTACAATTAAATTTCATGTTTCTTTGTCCTGAAGTTAGGTTGATCATCTGCATTTGCTTAGAGGAGTTAGATCTGCACAACACCTTGTCACTGAGCCCCCTCACTCCTTTCAGCTATACTCTCTCTATGGATAATACCTTTAAAAACTGAACCCCCAGCTTTGCTCTGTGAGTAAAAGCAGAGTACATCTTGCTAAGCTTAATGCACCTTGGATTGCAGCTCTCCTCTGACTGTGCTCATGAGAGATACTGGAGGCAGACAGCTGGCCAGGCAGCCTCTCACTGGGTGAAATTCATGCTACTCTATTTGCAGGTGATTACAAAAACAACTTTTCAAGGTTGGCGTCCAGGCTTGCTGCTGCTTAGCACAGGAACAGGAGTCCAAAGACTTTTTTCTGGTTGACTAACTTCATTattagtttttctcttttttttggtggttttctcTCCCTTAGAAATGTCAGGGTTATGGAATCTGCTGGTTCATAGTTTTGCTGAAGGACACTTTCAGAGTCTCATAAAAACACACCAAGGCGATGGAGATAGTGAACTTTGATTGTATAGAACAATCACCCAGAGCTAATTCGTGGTCTGTACTTTTAAGGGATAATCAAATGCTGGGTTCTTGTAGGAGACTAAGTGTGTGCCATACTGCTCACTCTGAGGCTTTTTACACGCCTTGCACAGACATACAGACAAAATAATTGTGGTAATGAGAAAGAGTCCACTTGCTGCAGACAGACCAGCAAAAACATACTTGtagctgggttttgttttaaagctgGTGCACGAATTACCTGGAATTTCCTGGCCTGTTGTGGTCTGGCTTGACCCTGCCTTGTTGGAGGCAGTGACACAGATGTGGTAGGTGGTGAATGGCAGCAGGTTGTACAGGGTGTACTGCCTGGCCGTGGGGTAGATGTTGTCCATGACAAACTGCCTGTCCTCGCTGTCTTGGGCACGAAGCATCAGCTCATAGCTGTGAACAACGGAGTTTGGGGCACACCAGCGGATCTGTGCGGAGCTGTCGGTGACCTCAAtcactgccctgagcctggGGGGGTCTGGAACCTCATCTTCCCTGGAAGTGCCAGGACATGAGCACTGGGATATGTTCTGGAGCTCCTTGCACGGCTTCTGCAGGTGCCTGCAGGGATCGTAGTCacaggcagcctgggctgtctgCACTGGGCCTTCCTCCCTGGGCTCTTCATAGTCGTAGTCATCGGTGTAGTGTGGGGATGGCGTGGTGGGCACAGCCCTTGAGGGGGCGCTGCTCCTCGTGGGGTTCAGCTCTGGGGGGCTCGTCTGGGGGGCACCTTgcctggcaggggtggcagaggAGCGGCTGTGGTGGCTGGTGCTGTGGGGGACTCCTGTTCCTCCAGTGGAATAGGCACTGGTGCTCTGATTGAGTGTCCCTTCCCGAGGGAATGTCATGTGAGTTGTTCTGAGCTCTGTCTGGAGCTGTTCTGTTCCAGCTGGACTTGGCGAGCTGTGGTCTGGGGACTGAGCAAAGAACTCTTGGAAAAAAACTGGGAAGGAGGTTACAGATGCCAAGGAAGGGGGACTGCTTGTGGGTTCAGAAACTGCCTCCTCCTCGTGGGAGGAACTGTTGGCCTTTGTTAGGATGGGCTCCGTTGGGTTggatgctgctgtgctccttgCATCCCTCTGGATGAGGGAGCTGGTATGGATGTCTTTGGTTAGCATTGGGTTGGATGCTGCAGTGCTCATGATATCCCTCTGGATTAGAGAGCTGGTATGGGTGTCTTTGGTTGGCATTGGGTTGGATGTTGCTGTGCTCCCCACACCCCTCtggatgagggagctggtgtGAGTCAGATCTGTGGTCAGCAGGGCTGAGTCTGTTACTGCAGCAGAGGCATCATGGCTGGAGAAGCTGAAAGCATCACCCTCAGGAAGGGCTGTGTTTGAGTCGGGCTGTGTAACGTTGCTCTCTGACTGACACTTGTTGTAGAGCTCCAGCAGTGAAAAAGATGTTGAAGGTCTGCCCGAATCTTCCTGGGATGTACAAAAGGTCTCCCGAGCCCTGCAGAGGGAAACCAGAATAGTCAAGGTCCAGAAGAACATTACAGGTTTCTGTTCTGTCCAGGTTGCCTGGACTGGAATTGGTGACCTGCTGTCAAAACCATCTTTATGTTAGTGAGAATGTGAAACCTAGACCAAAGCTAGATTGCCTTAACAACAGTCCAGCCAGCTTtgcacagcactgcctgtggAATTTAGCTGGAAGTGGCTTTGTAAGGTGCAGGGATATCTATGCCCGAGGGGAAGTGTCCTTTGGTACAACAATGGCTGTGAACTTTAGCAAAGGGCACCGGGATTCAGCTTGTTTTAAAGGGTCAGACTTTAATGCAGCACTAACAGAACACATGCAGGGAGCTGTAACGGGATTCCCGGGATTCCTAATCCATCTGCTTTAGGCAGCTGGAGGTGGGCTGATGCGGGACTTTTCAATGACTAAGATCGAATTCCTTATTTACTCAGCCACTGAAATTCTGGTAAAGAATGCAACTGCTAAACCCATCCCGATGAAACAACACTGTCTAATTTCAACAATCTACTTCCCTGCTCTCAGAGAGATTTGATGACAAATCTTCTTGGTGGcctttgaaaagaaagagaggccatttatatgcaaatatttcctttaacTGCAGCTTACTGTAATTAGTCTGTAAAACTGAGGGGAGCATGAAAACAATAGGTGAGAAATGGTGCTATTTGCAAGGGGTTTTGTTGGCTGCCGGTGGTGATGTAAGCTTTGCAAGTAGCAGGGtgaggagaaaataatttgttaaagATCTTCCAAAGTTTCCCAGTTTCTGTTCCCAGCTCTGGTACACCAAGACAGCTCATTTTCTATCGTTAGCTAATATGGAAACATGTGAAATATGGTccaaaacaggaagaaaatactCTCACCTAAAAGTAGAACCACAGCCAATAACACCTTATGCTTTGTCCCTGAAAGGGATATTATTTTGCGTTTCTACCTCTTGTGGAAGGGAAGAACACACCAGGAATTTGAACAGCTCAGTGAATGGTGGTGAATGCCTGGTCCCCAGAGCACTTGCACACTGaggctgtgtctgcagagcaTTGCTCCATCTCCTGAGCTCACTTACTTTTGCAGAACAACTTTCTGGGGCgtggacagcagccaggagagccggcagctgcacagcagaggaTTCCCGTGCAAGTTGATGGTGATGCCATCCGATGAATTGGTGTTCCAAGGATTAAAGGAACTCAGGTTACAGCTACAAGAACACAAATGCAATAATTAAGAAATGCTGAGGTACCTTCCAACGACTGGAGTGTGCTCAGTATCCCTTACCCTCAGTGTGTGTAGGGCACAGAGCAATATTCCCAGttcccctggcagggagcagttATTAACCCACCACCCTGCACTCTGCATGCTCAGAAGATGCTCTCTTCTTTCTAGGACTTTAATTCCTTAAAGTTTTAGCACTTTGATTTTTAGCACTTTGAACTGGCATTCCTGCAAGTGTTGGAAAGTGCTGTGTGAATTCAGTGAGGCAGTCAAGGGGGATGGAATCCATAGGATTTTTGCTTTGTATgggtttattttcctgaaactgGTTTCTAGGCACAGGCAGTGCTCTAGTGTTTGTTTTCTGATATGCTTATATCTGGGTCGCTAttataaaaatgtttcaaagtGCTCTccagattttttcctttatgctggctgctctgtgggcaCTTCACCTGCTCCTATTTTGATAAATCAGTTTCAGACTTTTGCCCCTCCTAGTATTTCAGGTATGTGGTGTACCAAGAGGTGCTACCCCTAGGATGAGGACTGAAACATTGCTTTTACTAATGATGAACAAGGAGCTATATTAAACTCTCTCACTAAAAGTGGGACAGGGTTTTTGTCCGCTTCTGAGCTGCAGGTTTTGGAGAACTGTCAGCACTcatcctggcagagcagggaaccCTCAGAGACCTGCTTCTCCTCTGATGGGATTTTGCCCTTGCAAGCCTGGTCTTTAGCACAAGCAGGGTTCAGTGGATCTCTGCTGATCCAAACAGCCCTGGGTGAATTCATTGGATGGGGAGATAAGGCAGAGGATGGGAACACAATGGATGCAACCTCAAGCAAACAGTTAATTGTGCTGTGAGCCCCAGGCTGCCTCTTTGGGCTGTATCAGCTCTATCAGGCCAGATCACAGATTGTACATGGCAAAGACAGCAAGCCCACACCTCCTTCCTAAATCTGATAACAAACTGTTCAATTCAGCTCCCAGGCACCACCGGCTGTGGGGCAAAGGCAGCATGATGTGGGgaaggacaaaaaaacccaactcacTTCTCAAATGAGAGATGGCTCAGGTGAGGAGCACTGTCAAACACCTCTGTCTGCACAAAGCCCAGGGAATGGGAGTCCTGACAGTGCAGCTCTCGGAGACCAGGCAGGGACCTGAGGAAGTCGCTGTTGAGGCTTCTTAACCGTGGCATGTTTGTCAGGTAAAGTGATCTGA
Above is a genomic segment from Zonotrichia leucophrys gambelii isolate GWCS_2022_RI chromosome 3, RI_Zleu_2.0, whole genome shotgun sequence containing:
- the LRRN4 gene encoding leucine-rich repeat neuronal protein 4; protein product: MLSPLLILPLLLGTTALSPVSRAASRDVTTFFQLAQEDTWENVNVTSMSCEDQKNRTWITLQLTNSSLTAFPVCLPEALQSLDLSNNLLQEVNGTEIANLPQLRVLSLRHNHLWAVRWGSETLSSLLKLDLSFNKLSSVPSCLGSALPNLRWLSLAGNPLMEIQPLAFSCYPQLQVLNLSVTLLGQDASRGIRDSAFAISTDPHEAMDRPGNSIEVLDLSRTFLETIRPEWARGLASLRSLYLTNMPRLRSLNSDFLRSLPGLRELHCQDSHSLGFVQTEVFDSAPHLSHLSFENCNLSSFNPWNTNSSDGITINLHGNPLLCSCRLSWLLSTPQKVVLQKARETFCTSQEDSGRPSTSFSLLELYNKCQSESNVTQPDSNTALPEGDAFSFSSHDASAAVTDSALLTTDLTHTSSLIQRGVGSTATSNPMPTKDTHTSSLIQRDIMSTAASNPMLTKDIHTSSLIQRDARSTAASNPTEPILTKANSSSHEEEAVSEPTSSPPSLASVTSFPVFFQEFFAQSPDHSSPSPAGTEQLQTELRTTHMTFPREGTLNQSTSAYSTGGTGVPHSTSHHSRSSATPARQGAPQTSPPELNPTRSSAPSRAVPTTPSPHYTDDYDYEEPREEGPVQTAQAACDYDPCRHLQKPCKELQNISQCSCPGTSREDEVPDPPRLRAVIEVTDSSAQIRWCAPNSVVHSYELMLRAQDSEDRQFVMDNIYPTARQYTLYNLLPFTTYHICVTASNKAGSSQTTTGQEIPGNSCTSFKTKPSYKYVFAGLSAASGLFLITTIILSVCLCKACKKPQSEQYGTHLVSYKNPAFDYPLKVQTTN